The Fusarium keratoplasticum isolate Fu6.1 chromosome 8, whole genome shotgun sequence genome includes a region encoding these proteins:
- a CDS encoding DAO domain-containing protein gives MKTLARPHVIVVGGGIVGASIAWHLARETTVTIVAEDVGGPATAASFAWLNASSANEKFYYEFRRRSLERWKQIRLQLPDLPISWSGSLNWHKSPEDLVKKEKNLSAWGYDVVHMQKSQIAEREPFIDTCILPEWGLCYPGEGAIEAHIAARQLIADAEAKGTKLIRTTAKGFCKNNGRVSGVVLASGEEVQGDHVVVAAGLGSVSLLASEELALPVTRVPALLVNSKPTEEKLVNEVINSKYLYVRQTPDGVIRAGCEYPGDDPGDDPEQTARDVFAKIRQTLVGGSTLEFDHYTIGHKPVPEDALPIIGPTSLDALSIAVMHSGVTNAAIVGELLSKQILTGETDPALVNFRLDRFTR, from the coding sequence ATGAAGACCCTAGCCCGCCCTcatgtcatcgtcgtcggcggtgGCATCGTCGGTGCCTCCATAGCCTGGCACCTGGCTCGCGAGACTACGGTGACCATCGTCGCCGAAGATGTCGGGGGCCCAGCTACTGCAGCCTCTTTTGCGTGGCTCAACGCCAGCTCGGCCAACGAAAAGTTCTACTATGAATTTCGCCGTCGTTCCTTGGAGCGATGGAAGCAGATCAGGCTCCAGCTTCCTGACCTCCCAATTTCTTGGAGCGGGTCGCTAAACTGGCACAAGTCGCCCGAAGATCttgtgaagaaggagaagaatcTCAGCGCCTGGGGCTACGACGTTGTCCACATGCAAAAATCTCAAATCGCCGAGCGAGAACCCTTCATCGACACCTGTATCCTCCCAGAATGGGGTCTCTGCTATCCCGGGGAGGGTGCCATTGAAGCGCACATTGCCGCTCGCCAGCTGATAGCCGACGCAGAAGCCAAAGGCACCAAGTTGATCAGAACTACAGCAAAGGGGTTTTGCAAGAACAACGGCCGCGTCAGTGGAGTTGTTTTGGCCTCTGGGGAAGAGGTGCAGGGCGATCACGTTGTTGTCGCCGCTGGCTTGGGCAGCGTGTCTCTTCTGGCAAGTGAAGAGCTAGCACTCCCGGTCACCCGTGTACCTGCTTTGCTCGTGAATTCGAAACCTacagaggagaagctggtgaACGAGGTTATCAACTCCAAGTATTTATACGTCCGTCAAACGCCTGATGGTGTCATCCGGGCGGGTTGCGAATATCCAGGCGACGACCCGGGTGATGATCCGGAGCAAACAGCGCGTGACGTCTTCGCAAAGATTCGGCAGACGTTGGTTGGCGGGAGCACCCTCGAGTTCGATCACTATACTATTGGACACAAGCCGGTCCCCGAGGATGCGCTGCCTATCATTGGACCGAccagccttgatgccctcAGTATTGCAGTCATGCACTCTGGGGTGACAAATGCTGCCATAGTCGGAGAACTGCTCAGCAAGCAGATCTTGACGGGCGAGACTGACCCAGCGCTCGTCAACTTTCGGCTCGACCGATTTACCAGGTAG
- a CDS encoding Rieske domain-containing protein, giving the protein MNAFRPFFRQGADWAFVGHSSSFPDIGADDAGNLSKFRQCKSKSIPGCKAFHVSKENSSKSEEVPVGDDALAGELTDQVLVFQYKGKFHAVDHSCPHSSYPLSQGTPFDIEDFGMVLSAGLTCPKHGWSFDVFSGMSDRGSYRLKVWEVQLRDMTKTETSHATEKAESVAEVVDKEVWVRRKQRIG; this is encoded by the exons ATGAATGCATTTCGACCCTTCTTTCGCCAGGGTGCCGATTGGGCCTTTGTAGGACATAGCTCATCCTTCCCAGACATCGGGGCTGATGACGCTGGCAACCTCTCGAAATTTCGGCAGTGCAAGTCCAAGTCAATACCGGGGTGCAAAGCCTTTCACGTTTCAAAAGAGAATAGCTCCAAATCAGAAGAAGTTcctgttggagatgatgccctCGCGGGCGAGTTGACGGATCAAGTTCTTGTCTTCCAGTACAAGGGCAAATTCCATGCCGTCGATCAT TCGTGCCCGCATTCCTCATACCCTTTGTCGCAAGGCACGCCGTTCGATATTGAAGACTTTGGGATGGTTCTTAGCGCTGGGTTGACTTGTCCCAAGCATGGTTGGTCATTCGACGTGTTTTCTGGAATGTCTGATAGAGGCTCCTATAGACTCAAGGTGTGGGAAGTCCAACTACGAGATATGACAAAGACGGAGACCTCTCACGCTACTGAGAAGGCAGAGAGTGTCGCAGAAGTAGTAGATAAAGAGGTATGGGTGAGGAGGAAACAAAGAATCGGCTAG
- a CDS encoding Helo-like-N domain-containing protein, protein MADPLSISASILAVVTASVVSVKSLKEAVERYRGRDETLRRLIAQLEDLISVLDTLEKISQVEASMLALLKGPVERCRQLCQAFEVVMTDFAGKSSTGFRDWAKMEFKKGDINEFMRTLSGYTSTISIGLGTITLQNSKTTCDVLEKYSEMVQDTTYNLNVQLQRINEKMGRFPSEEPDTTISDFRDESTVIKHCIGICEEAMSRIGSMIDRERRVYSAALSEQAAADATSTHPKLFQAHEETREMLENNRDSIAKFLGRLQERLSSLAMEQHPDSERRKMQLEKDIRALEDSLEVCRIASTEVSRQKVHTFGEVVAEGKSDQVVVTTLADLFNVGKAIAKDNSGQLIGSMAGAELIQLSKDRYSSLRFSAADMSRVNLMPPLTKNSELRVPGQEVNDQQPGPRVSSSKANPNETKKRTI, encoded by the exons ATGGCCGACCCATTAAGCATCTCCGCCTCGATCCTTGCAGTAGTCACTGCTTCAGTGGTGTCGGTCAAGTCTCTTAAAGAGGCGGTCGAGCGTTACAGAGGTCGGGACGAAACCCTTCGTCGGCTCATTGCTCAGCTTGAGGACCTCATTAGTGTTTTGGACACTCTTGAGAAGATTTCGCAGGTTGAAGCGTCCATGCTTGCCCTCCTGAAGGGTCCTGTCGAGCGATGTAGGCAGTTGTGCCAGGCTTTTGAGGTGGTCATGACAGACTTCGCCGGGAAGTCGTCGACAGGCTTCCGAGACTGGGCGAAAATGGAATTCAAGAAGGGAGACATCAACGAATTCATGAGAACTCTTTCCGGGTACACATCGACGATTTCAATCGGGCTGGGAACCATTACGTT ACAAAATTCTAAAACCACATGCGATGTCCTTGAGAAGTACAGCGAGATGGTTCAAGATACCACATATAACCTCAATGTTCAGCTGCAGCGCATCAACGAGAAGATGGGGCGGTTTCCTTCGGAAGAGCCAGACACCACCATATCGGACTTCAGAGACGAAAGCACAGTTATCAAGCACTGCATTGGTATCTGCGAGGAAGCGATGTCCCGTATTGGATCAATGATCGACCGTGAAAGACGGGTGTATTCAGCCGCACTCTCAGAACAGGCCGCGGCAGACGCTACCTCAACCCACCCTAAGCTTTTCCAGGCTCACGAGGAGACCCGTGAAATGCTAGAGAACAATCGTGACAGCATTGCTAAATTCCTCGGGCGGCTGCAAGAACGGCTTAGCTCCCTGGCAATGGAACAACACCCTGACTCAGAGCGAAGGAAAATGCAGTTAGAGAAAGACATCAGAGCTTTGGAAGACAGTCTAGAGGTGTGCAGAATCGCCAGTACCGAGGTGAGCCGTCAAAAGGTACACACGTTCGGGGAAGTCGTCGCCGAAGGTAAAAGCGATCAGGTCGTGGTCACGACTTTGGCAGACCTTTTCAACGTTGGGAAGGCGATAGCCAAGGACAACTCAGGGCAGCTCATCGGCTCGATGGCTGGTGCCGAGCTGATTCAGCTGTCCAAGGATCGGTACAGCAGCCTGCGTTTTAGTGCTGCCGATATGTCGCGAGTTAACCTAATGCCTCCACTCACGAAGAATAGTGAACTTCGTGTTCCTGGCCAAGAGGTGAACGACCAACAGCCGGGGCCGAGGGTGAGCTCTTCTAAAGCAAATCCCAACGAAACGAAGAAGCGGACCATTTAA
- a CDS encoding Alpha-L-arabinofuranosidase — protein MHPQLSFERSSVLALGLVAVAPLVAAGPCDIYSSGGTPCVAAHSTTRALYDAYTGSLYQVKRGSDGATTNIAPRSTGGVADAAAQDSFCAGTTCLITIIYDQSGKGNHLTQAPSGAFHGPDVDGKDNLASAIGAPVTLNGQKAYGVFISPGTGYRNNAASGTATGDAAEGMYAVLDGTHYNGDCCFDYGNAEISNTDTGNGHMEAIYFGDSTVWGSGSGSGPWVMADLENGLFSGSDPKQNTQDPSISYRFLTAAVKGKPNQWAIRGGNAVANSLSTYYSGARPTVSGYNPMSKEGAIILGIGGDNSHGSQGTFYEGAMTSGYPSDATENSVQANIVAAKYATTSLTSGPGLTVGSSVSLRATSSCCTTRYITHSGSSVNTTVVSSSSSTALKKQASWTVRTGLAFSGCFSFESNDTPGSFLRHYAFQLQLDANDGSKQFHEDATFCTQAGLNGQGNSVRSWSYPARYFRHYNDVLYIASNGGVHTFDATALFNDDASFVIGAGFA, from the coding sequence ATGCATCCGCAACTAAGTTTCGAACGCAGCTCCGTGCTTGCTCTCGGCCTGGTTGCTGTTGCACCTCTTGTCGCCGCTGGGCCCTGCGACATCTACTCCTCCGGCGGCACACCCTGCGTCGCGGCACACAGCACCACCCGGGCCTTGTACGACGCCTATACCGGCTCCCTTTATCAGGTAAAACGCGGCTCCGACGGTGCCACGACCAACATTGCGCCGCGATCTACCGGTGGTGTTGCCGATGCTGCTGCCCAAGACTCGTTCTGCGCTGGCACGACCTgtctcatcaccatcatttACGACCAGTCCGGCAAAGGCAATCATCTTACCCAGGCTCCTTCTGGCGCTTTCCACGGCCCagatgttgatggcaaggatAACTTGGCCAGCGCGATTGGCGCACCGGTCACGCTGAACGGTCAGAAGGCCTACGGTGTCTTCATCTCGCCCGGCACCGGCTACAGGAACAATGCCGCTAGCGGCACCGCTACGGGAGATGCGGCGGAGGGCATGTACGCTGTGCTTGATGGCACTCATTATAACGGCGACTGCTGCTTCGACTATGGCAATGCCGAGATCAGCAATACCGATACGGGCAACGGCCATATGGAGGCCATCTACTTTGGAGACAGCACCGTGTGGGgttccggctccggctccggcccCTGGGTCATGGCCGATCTGGAGAACGGCTTGTTCTCCGGCTCTGACCCTAAACAAAACACCCAGGATCCTTCAATCTCCTATCGATTTCTCACTGCGGCTGTGAAGGGGAAGCCAAACCAGTGGGCAATCCGTGGTGGCAATGCTGTGGCCAACTCGTTGTCGACATACTATAGCGGCGCGCGTCCAACCGTGTCTGGCTATAACCCGATGAGCAAAGAAGGAGCCATCATTCTCGGCATTGGTGGCGATAACAGCCATGGCTCACAGGGCACCTTCTACGAGGGCGCGATGACCTCTGGCTACCCATCCGATGCCACTGAGAACTCGGTGCAGGCAAACATTGTAGCCGCCAAGTACGCCACGACGTCATTGACCAGTGGCCCGGGTCTCACTGTTGGTTCCTCTGTCTCTCTGAGAGCCACCTCAAGTTGCTGCACGACACGTTACATTACACACTCTGGCTCCTCAGTCAACACTACGGTGGTCTCATCATCTAGCTCTACCGCCCTCAAAAAGCAGGCCAGCTGGACGGTCCGTACCGGCCTAGCCTTTAGCGGATGCTTCTCTTTCGAATCAAACGACACCCCCGGCAGCTTCCTGCGACACTATGCCTTCCAGCTTCAGCTCGACGCCAACGACGGGAGCAAGCAATTCCATGAAGATGCTACGTTCTGCACCCAGGCTGGTCTTAATGGTCAGGGCAACAGTGTCCGATCCTGGAGCTATCCCGCCCGTTACTTCCGCCACTACAACGATGTACTCTACATCGCGAGCAATGGCGGCGTTCATACATTCGATGCTACTGCGTTATTTAACGACGACGCGAGCTTTGTGATCGGCGCTGGCTTCGCTTGA